In a single window of the Bacillus mycoides genome:
- a CDS encoding restriction endonuclease-like protein, which translates to MVSPLSGSNNEIELVKIETEELSLTIKGNPYHEKYESLKEYHAMKADEMMYFHVDGKTESVSVFDARLQRLDEWNEHPPIFFENRSYQLVVVPKNNKQFSFYHEHPGFRKQVSSIQMGSLHVLMGNLSFPNEVGNTTFEIKDDKETLLTVTFEVFPSKLDYKDDYRALLDEVNDEIYNLAFHLLKRTYLGASAIYATNPSKSEFYRILNDSFERFMKSISHIKRQPHHTLMTRHQLVRGEKIRKLDSVGMNYLRKRPHLLQGENSIPTKGITAYKEVSYDTLENRFVKWMIQRVVHKIDDLLKALEPKSRYTRGVTDEDLLERVKNMKYRMKSELNDPFWRGIGKLDRSVFSLVIQMAAGYRDAYQIFLMLSRGLTLRGQIFKMSVKDVARLYEYWTYLKLGQILSKKYIPLHQDVIQVKQDGLYVTLDESKTAKRTFKHPETDEVIELYFQKRNGRLPTVTQKPDTMLAIEKKGKRYQYQYIFDAKYRIDFAENPHYKRKYGTPGPMEEDINTMHRYRDALVVEQKGPFERTAYGAYVLFPWNQEEEYENHPFYKSIEKVNIGGFPFLPNATRLVEQFLDHLIEKSPEEIIKEGILPRGTKEEWHSSLEEKVLVGSVKTESDYETYRKEGIYQLPVTQLKPGWQEAKYIALYAPKKWHGEKGGIQYVAKIKHIQMQQNDEYVNFELDPWKKLDHLIRPVGYGIQAYTITTMSLLKEVQELPELFMKSKEERTLWKTLRRFTKQVKVELDHRNLDEASSVKSYYVQDVQIWVDYENEVVMVGRDGLVKEVPLELVVGRGSVLFREVLEVLNVGE; encoded by the coding sequence ATGGTTTCACCTCTTTCTGGATCTAATAATGAGATAGAGCTAGTTAAGATTGAAACAGAGGAGCTATCATTGACGATTAAAGGAAATCCTTATCATGAAAAATACGAGAGTTTAAAAGAATATCACGCTATGAAAGCAGATGAAATGATGTATTTTCATGTAGATGGGAAGACGGAATCCGTTTCTGTATTTGATGCGAGATTGCAGAGATTAGATGAATGGAACGAACATCCGCCAATCTTTTTTGAGAATAGAAGTTATCAGCTTGTTGTTGTTCCGAAAAATAACAAGCAGTTCTCCTTTTATCATGAACATCCGGGCTTTCGAAAGCAAGTTAGTTCCATTCAAATGGGATCACTTCATGTGTTAATGGGGAATCTTTCATTTCCAAATGAAGTAGGAAATACAACGTTTGAAATTAAGGATGATAAAGAAACTTTACTAACAGTTACATTTGAAGTTTTCCCGTCAAAACTTGATTATAAGGATGATTACAGGGCCTTATTAGATGAAGTAAATGATGAAATTTATAATTTAGCGTTTCATTTACTAAAGAGAACTTACTTAGGAGCATCTGCAATTTACGCTACAAATCCATCGAAGAGTGAGTTTTATCGTATTTTAAATGATTCCTTTGAGCGGTTTATGAAGTCGATCTCTCACATTAAAAGACAACCACATCATACGCTTATGACCAGACATCAACTAGTGCGAGGAGAAAAAATTCGAAAATTGGATTCTGTCGGAATGAACTATTTGCGAAAGCGCCCACACTTGTTGCAAGGAGAAAACAGTATACCAACTAAAGGTATTACAGCTTATAAGGAAGTGTCATATGATACGCTGGAAAATCGATTTGTTAAATGGATGATTCAAAGAGTCGTACATAAAATAGATGATCTACTTAAGGCGCTAGAACCAAAGTCTAGATATACACGTGGTGTAACGGATGAAGACTTGTTAGAACGTGTGAAAAATATGAAGTATCGAATGAAAAGTGAATTGAACGATCCATTTTGGAGAGGAATCGGAAAATTGGATCGCTCAGTCTTTTCACTCGTTATCCAAATGGCAGCAGGCTATAGAGATGCATATCAAATCTTCTTAATGCTATCGCGAGGTTTAACATTACGAGGACAAATTTTCAAAATGTCGGTAAAAGATGTCGCAAGGTTATACGAATACTGGACATATTTAAAACTCGGACAAATTCTATCAAAAAAATATATACCGCTCCATCAAGATGTTATCCAAGTTAAACAAGATGGTTTATATGTAACGCTAGATGAAAGTAAAACCGCAAAAAGAACGTTCAAACATCCCGAAACAGATGAGGTAATCGAACTTTACTTCCAAAAAAGAAACGGTAGACTGCCAACAGTTACACAAAAGCCAGATACGATGCTTGCTATTGAGAAAAAGGGAAAGAGATATCAATACCAATACATTTTTGATGCAAAATATCGAATTGATTTTGCTGAAAATCCTCATTACAAAAGGAAGTATGGCACCCCTGGTCCAATGGAAGAAGACATTAATACAATGCATCGTTACAGAGATGCACTAGTAGTAGAACAAAAAGGACCATTTGAGCGAACAGCTTATGGGGCATACGTACTATTCCCATGGAACCAAGAGGAAGAATATGAGAACCATCCATTTTATAAAAGTATCGAAAAAGTAAATATTGGTGGCTTCCCATTCTTACCGAACGCAACAAGACTAGTCGAACAATTTCTAGATCATCTCATTGAAAAAAGCCCAGAAGAAATTATAAAAGAAGGTATTCTTCCAAGAGGAACAAAAGAAGAATGGCACTCCTCACTAGAAGAAAAAGTATTAGTAGGCAGCGTGAAAACTGAAAGTGACTATGAAACATATAGGAAAGAAGGTATATATCAGTTACCAGTCACACAGCTAAAACCAGGATGGCAAGAAGCGAAGTACATAGCATTATATGCGCCGAAAAAATGGCACGGAGAAAAAGGCGGCATTCAATACGTAGCCAAAATCAAACACATTCAAATGCAACAAAACGATGAGTATGTAAATTTCGAACTAGATCCATGGAAAAAACTAGACCACCTCATCCGCCCAGTAGGATATGGCATTCAAGCATACACAATAACAACTATGTCGTTATTAAAAGAGGTGCAAGAACTCCCGGAACTATTTATGAAATCAAAAGAAGAACGAACCCTTTGGAAAACATTACGCCGTTTTACGAAGCAAGTTAAAGTTGAGCTGGATCATCGTAATTTAGATGAGGCATCTTCTGTTAAGAGTTATTATGTGCAGGATGTTCAGATTTGGGTTGATTATGAGAATGAGGTTGTTATGGTGGGGAGAGATGGGCTAGTTAAGGAAGTTCCTTTGGAGTTGGTTGTTGGGAGGGGATCGGTGTTGTTTAGGGAGGTTTTAGAGGTGTTAAATGTTGGGGAGTAG
- a CDS encoding MrcB family domain-containing protein, whose translation MLEQLIIELVKLTKQVEDINDDKTYLVINKDDEGLYVEAKFSREQYEKEAPPYFKASFEILKDAWRKFIAMRTVKSEDFGQASECNTFLVAFFSQLPFVDVKESGAITFKEFKTDNLPSEKYDKVMLFLEEIMNGTYNPITLREQTDENLYRVKSNARQDLRLLGFLNESHEMNQLLLNEYVQSEDKNIYIAQLVLKQEYFRHVLFVLGLLEKYSKDEKKEALVGLGMTIVRNSLGDNLMVESVAKRRTGNLLDWLEQVGLINDEWILVEQYVKDDGEKGGSMNSNLREKFLTVMNEYLQARTERFASHKMGSVVRNEMTTEITRLPFIDHNQYVVTGSIGQGNWAAVPWLAIMNKDITTSTQRGYYIVYLFSEDMERLYLTLAQGVTETSKEEMQKIKEEIREQIHMSQKVKKDDEIFLGTSSKAKGYANSTAAYIAYAANKMPSEKELVEDLEEMLRYYEGFIAYKEKGIKYEVIYGRKEVHLDQQSIIDHVSSYIQSKGFFYEKKDLINFFLSLKTKPFVILSGISGTGKTKIAQWFAESLGATEENGQFTLIPVRPDWSDSSDLLGYVNLQGEFQDRPLIKVLEAADANPNRPYFVVLDEMNLARVEYYFSDFLSVIESRKWKDGKIVTSTVLPESITNKHITIPSNVYIIGTVNMDETTHPLSKKVLDRANTIEFNTVNLDYFNFLMDVEEKEAEIASNRSLETAYLHLKECFKENEDLVRNISNILIEINKILESVGAQVGYRIRDEICFYMAYNEQGKLLSFDEALDYQIYQKILPRLAGSDGRTEEVLKQLYVLCANEEYDSGNNDASYAKYPRSANKLSHMLRRFEYDGFTSFWI comes from the coding sequence ATGTTAGAGCAACTCATAATTGAATTGGTTAAATTAACGAAGCAGGTTGAAGATATAAATGATGATAAAACTTATTTAGTTATAAATAAAGATGATGAAGGATTATACGTTGAAGCTAAATTTTCACGTGAGCAATATGAAAAGGAAGCACCACCTTATTTTAAAGCGAGCTTTGAAATTCTTAAGGATGCTTGGAGAAAATTTATTGCTATGCGTACAGTAAAGAGTGAAGATTTTGGACAAGCGAGTGAATGTAATACTTTCTTGGTAGCTTTCTTTTCACAGCTTCCATTTGTGGATGTAAAGGAATCGGGAGCTATTACATTTAAAGAATTCAAAACCGATAATCTACCGAGTGAAAAATATGATAAAGTCATGCTCTTTTTAGAAGAGATAATGAATGGTACATATAATCCAATTACGTTACGTGAACAAACGGATGAAAATTTATATAGAGTGAAATCTAATGCGCGCCAAGATTTAAGATTGTTGGGCTTTTTGAATGAATCTCATGAAATGAATCAGCTTCTATTAAATGAATATGTTCAATCAGAAGATAAAAATATCTACATTGCCCAGTTAGTTTTAAAGCAGGAATATTTCCGACATGTTCTATTTGTTCTTGGATTGTTAGAGAAGTATTCAAAGGATGAAAAGAAAGAAGCTTTAGTAGGTTTGGGAATGACGATTGTCCGAAATTCATTAGGGGATAATTTAATGGTTGAATCGGTAGCGAAGCGGCGTACGGGTAACTTACTAGATTGGCTTGAACAAGTAGGACTAATTAATGATGAATGGATTCTTGTTGAACAATATGTAAAAGATGATGGGGAAAAGGGCGGTAGCATGAACAGTAATTTACGTGAAAAGTTTTTAACGGTTATGAATGAGTATTTACAGGCAAGAACAGAAAGATTTGCGAGTCATAAAATGGGATCGGTTGTTAGGAATGAGATGACAACGGAAATAACGAGGTTACCATTTATTGATCATAATCAGTATGTTGTCACAGGATCAATTGGACAAGGAAACTGGGCTGCTGTTCCATGGCTTGCAATTATGAATAAAGATATTACGACATCTACGCAGAGAGGATATTATATCGTTTATTTATTTAGTGAAGATATGGAACGATTATATTTAACGTTGGCGCAAGGTGTGACGGAAACGTCTAAAGAAGAGATGCAAAAAATTAAAGAAGAGATTCGTGAGCAAATACATATGTCCCAAAAGGTGAAAAAAGATGATGAGATTTTCCTAGGGACAAGCTCAAAAGCGAAAGGATATGCGAATTCAACAGCTGCATATATTGCGTACGCTGCTAATAAAATGCCAAGTGAAAAAGAGTTAGTAGAGGATCTAGAAGAAATGCTTCGCTATTATGAGGGATTTATTGCTTATAAAGAGAAAGGAATAAAATATGAAGTGATTTATGGGAGGAAAGAAGTTCATTTAGATCAGCAATCCATTATTGATCATGTGTCTTCTTATATTCAAAGTAAAGGTTTCTTTTATGAGAAAAAGGATCTTATTAACTTTTTCCTTTCGCTAAAGACAAAGCCGTTTGTGATTTTATCAGGTATTTCGGGTACAGGGAAAACGAAAATTGCTCAGTGGTTTGCGGAGAGTTTAGGAGCAACGGAAGAGAATGGACAATTTACGCTTATCCCGGTTCGACCGGATTGGAGTGATAGCTCTGATTTACTTGGTTATGTGAATCTTCAAGGAGAGTTTCAAGACAGACCGTTAATTAAGGTGCTTGAAGCTGCAGATGCAAATCCAAATAGACCTTATTTTGTAGTGTTGGATGAGATGAATTTAGCTCGAGTGGAATACTACTTTAGTGACTTTTTAAGTGTAATTGAAAGTCGTAAATGGAAAGATGGAAAAATTGTTACATCAACGGTACTTCCAGAATCAATTACAAATAAGCATATTACGATTCCATCAAATGTATATATTATAGGAACTGTAAATATGGACGAAACGACACATCCGTTAAGTAAGAAAGTATTAGATCGAGCGAATACGATTGAGTTTAATACTGTTAACTTAGATTATTTTAATTTCTTAATGGATGTAGAAGAGAAGGAAGCTGAAATTGCTTCAAATCGCTCTTTAGAAACTGCGTATCTTCATCTGAAGGAATGTTTTAAAGAAAACGAAGATCTTGTTAGAAATATATCGAACATTTTAATAGAAATAAATAAAATACTTGAATCAGTGGGGGCTCAAGTTGGATACCGTATACGAGATGAAATTTGTTTCTATATGGCATACAACGAACAAGGGAAGTTATTGTCATTCGATGAAGCGCTTGATTATCAAATATATCAAAAGATTTTACCGCGTCTTGCAGGGAGCGATGGCAGAACAGAAGAGGTATTAAAACAGTTGTATGTATTATGTGCAAATGAAGAATATGATAGTGGCAATAATGACGCTTCCTATGCTAAGTATCCTCGTTCAGCTAACAAGCTGTCTCATATGTTAAGGAGGTTCGAGTATGATGGTTTCACCTCTTTCTGGATCTAA
- a CDS encoding Eco57I restriction-modification methylase domain-containing protein codes for MSQVLDKLNIELKSSNFEFMKLDNDLALLYKLATQAELDFALQAYDNTLVNVRKVAESLTDLIIDLNYETVPYRASFNDKLSIIKSHKYDIPQQVIDAFYDVKSSGNKGAHTIEDNEALSYKALAQLRVILYWYMLTYTNVEIKRKGFIVPTVISRFKSNQERKIVYIQTADNSSGKWLAYEGAEKIGETTAPEEDQEEDWSPNSEFLRSITRKRLNGYMRTAGVPARIDWSELAWIKETKSWFGDTDVHQVLTRSGYKHQDGLEGTEWFQIDLETAKAAIKAVKEGRKSLKLENKEEPQKIVLRSEQDTAVKQATKAFKKHQKVLWNAKMRFGKTLTTYELIKQNNYKKVLVMTHRPVVSDSWFDDFKKIEMAKAGYEYASKTMGEKDLKRLMNGNSPFIYFVSIQDLRGAAEVGGKFEKNSEFFEIEWDLVVVDEAHEGTQTERGDKLYEMLTKDNTKILELSGTPFNILDEFSEEQVFTWDYIMEQQAKVRFSVEHPNEVNPYETLPQVEMYTFKMATDKQYQNSDKYFDFAEFFKVDDNGKFVHESSINKWLDQISSDGKTNYPFSTKEYRESIRHTLWLLPSRAAAKSLKVLLNNHPVLGEYSVLNIVNDNDNEIIGENDADMVRVRATITDKPSETKTIILTVRKLTTGVNIPALNAVVFLNNTTSAQNYLQAAFRAQTPFSDEVLGMKKKAYIFDFAPDRALNILAKSVSMSPKAGALNTVEQKEKLGTLLNFLPVLEQSGHEMKPYSVDKMMRQLKKVYAEKAVLSGFDDSSIYNDELWKVTQEDVVLFNELNGKLGKTQQTKSTNKIDVNINGLDEQEREKAKRGKHKPKKERTEEEKAAIEAEQKLRKERNNMIAILRGISIRIPLMIYGMDLGLDKDISLDDFVNLVDPVSWEEFMPKGITKRDFMNFKKFYDPEIFVEAGHRIRQAALSANNLSYQDRIEKITSIFSGFKNPDKETVLTPWRVVNLQLGETLGGYNFFDESYKEPLSHVGYREIDNGEITEKVFAKDAKILEINSKTGLYPLYMAFNIYQRRYLQESESWAKADYVQKDKELWQEVLENNIFALNKTPMARTITYRTLNGYEINKKFEKNLVYIEDLPKKIKESLVDTKNEILTKFGGKNVKFNVVVGNPPYQEASDVNNRQEPIYQYFYDLSENMAEKYCLISPARFLFNAGLTSKIWNQKMLNDPHLKVEYYNQNSNEIFPNTDIKGGVVVLYRDENKEFGAIKKFIPEKNLQNIASHFTLDFETNLPTIMFGGRSDLKFNEEFLRDFPNSKTDRLLFIQEKRPEVKELGPNEEYEIKSSTFEALHYAFEEETPVNSNDYYKILGLFNGKRVWRWINKKYMSARYPEKNNIDKWKIFIPKANGSGSFGEILSTPVIGRPFESATPTFISIGAFTSESEAKNAMKYIKTKFLRCLLGILKITQDNPPSKWAYIPLQDFIHNSDIDWSKDIPEIDQQLYKKYGLNQSEIDFIEDKVKVMD; via the coding sequence ATGAGTCAAGTACTTGATAAGTTAAATATTGAACTAAAAAGTTCTAACTTTGAATTCATGAAATTAGACAACGATTTAGCATTACTCTACAAACTTGCTACACAGGCTGAATTGGATTTTGCACTTCAAGCCTATGATAATACACTAGTAAATGTGAGAAAAGTAGCGGAATCATTGACAGACTTAATAATTGACTTGAATTATGAAACAGTTCCATATAGAGCATCATTTAATGATAAATTATCAATTATCAAATCACATAAATATGATATTCCCCAACAAGTAATTGATGCTTTTTATGACGTCAAAAGTAGTGGTAATAAAGGAGCCCATACGATTGAGGATAATGAGGCCTTATCTTATAAGGCATTAGCACAGTTAAGAGTTATCTTATACTGGTATATGCTCACTTACACTAACGTGGAAATAAAGCGAAAGGGATTTATAGTCCCAACGGTTATCTCAAGATTTAAAAGTAATCAAGAACGTAAAATCGTATATATTCAAACAGCTGACAATAGTAGTGGAAAATGGCTTGCATATGAAGGTGCAGAAAAAATAGGGGAAACGACTGCTCCTGAAGAAGACCAAGAGGAAGATTGGTCACCTAATAGTGAATTTCTACGCTCTATAACACGTAAGAGGCTTAATGGTTACATGCGTACTGCTGGTGTTCCAGCGAGAATTGATTGGTCGGAACTTGCTTGGATAAAGGAAACTAAGTCTTGGTTTGGAGATACTGACGTTCATCAAGTTTTAACTCGTTCGGGATATAAACATCAAGATGGTTTAGAAGGTACGGAGTGGTTTCAAATAGATTTGGAAACAGCTAAAGCGGCGATAAAAGCTGTAAAAGAGGGACGTAAATCTCTTAAACTTGAAAATAAGGAAGAACCTCAAAAAATAGTTTTACGTTCTGAACAAGATACTGCTGTTAAGCAAGCGACTAAAGCATTCAAGAAACATCAAAAAGTACTTTGGAATGCGAAAATGCGCTTTGGAAAAACTCTTACTACCTATGAACTAATTAAACAAAATAATTATAAAAAAGTATTAGTAATGACTCACCGTCCAGTCGTTTCAGATTCATGGTTTGATGACTTTAAAAAAATCGAAATGGCAAAAGCCGGTTACGAGTATGCTTCTAAAACAATGGGAGAAAAAGATCTTAAGAGACTAATGAATGGAAATTCACCTTTCATCTATTTTGTTTCTATACAAGATCTCCGCGGTGCAGCAGAAGTAGGAGGGAAATTCGAAAAAAATAGCGAATTTTTTGAGATTGAATGGGACCTAGTTGTGGTCGATGAGGCCCATGAAGGAACTCAAACAGAACGCGGTGACAAGCTTTATGAAATGTTAACGAAAGATAATACCAAAATATTAGAATTGTCAGGTACACCATTCAATATTCTTGATGAATTTAGTGAAGAACAAGTCTTTACTTGGGATTACATTATGGAGCAACAAGCGAAAGTTCGATTTTCTGTGGAACATCCAAATGAAGTTAATCCCTATGAAACATTGCCACAAGTTGAGATGTACACATTTAAAATGGCGACGGATAAACAATATCAAAATAGCGATAAGTATTTCGATTTTGCCGAATTCTTTAAGGTTGATGATAACGGGAAATTTGTACACGAATCCTCAATAAATAAATGGTTAGACCAAATTTCATCTGATGGTAAAACAAATTATCCGTTTTCTACCAAAGAGTATCGGGAAAGTATTCGTCATACCTTGTGGTTACTTCCAAGTAGAGCTGCAGCTAAATCTTTAAAAGTATTACTTAATAATCATCCTGTTCTTGGCGAATATTCAGTGTTAAATATTGTTAATGATAACGATAACGAGATTATTGGTGAAAACGATGCTGATATGGTTCGTGTTCGTGCTACGATTACTGACAAACCATCAGAAACCAAAACTATTATTCTCACAGTTAGAAAATTGACAACAGGTGTCAATATTCCGGCTTTAAATGCGGTAGTATTTTTAAATAATACAACTAGTGCACAAAACTATCTTCAAGCTGCTTTTCGCGCTCAAACTCCTTTTTCTGATGAAGTTCTCGGAATGAAGAAAAAAGCTTATATTTTTGACTTTGCACCAGATAGAGCATTAAATATTTTAGCCAAATCGGTATCAATGTCTCCTAAGGCAGGTGCATTGAATACTGTTGAGCAAAAAGAAAAGCTAGGGACACTTCTTAACTTCTTGCCTGTTCTTGAGCAATCAGGTCATGAAATGAAGCCATACTCAGTTGATAAAATGATGCGTCAATTGAAAAAAGTATATGCTGAAAAGGCTGTATTGTCTGGGTTTGATGATTCTTCTATTTATAACGATGAGTTATGGAAAGTTACTCAAGAAGATGTAGTACTGTTTAATGAGCTAAATGGAAAATTAGGTAAAACACAACAAACTAAAAGTACAAACAAAATAGACGTAAATATTAACGGGCTTGATGAGCAGGAACGAGAAAAAGCGAAACGAGGCAAACATAAACCTAAAAAAGAACGCACTGAAGAAGAAAAAGCAGCAATTGAGGCAGAACAAAAATTACGTAAAGAACGTAATAATATGATTGCTATTTTGCGTGGAATTTCAATCCGTATTCCGTTAATGATTTATGGAATGGATTTAGGTTTAGATAAAGACATTTCTTTAGATGATTTTGTAAATCTTGTTGATCCTGTATCATGGGAAGAATTTATGCCAAAAGGAATTACTAAAAGAGATTTTATGAATTTCAAAAAGTTCTATGATCCTGAGATTTTTGTTGAAGCAGGACATCGTATTCGTCAAGCTGCTTTATCAGCTAATAACTTAAGTTATCAAGATAGAATTGAAAAAATTACTTCTATTTTCTCTGGGTTTAAAAATCCTGATAAAGAAACTGTTTTAACACCATGGCGGGTAGTGAATTTACAATTAGGTGAAACTTTAGGAGGCTATAATTTCTTTGATGAATCTTATAAGGAGCCACTTAGTCATGTAGGTTACAGAGAAATTGATAATGGTGAAATTACAGAAAAAGTGTTTGCTAAAGATGCAAAAATACTAGAAATTAATAGTAAAACTGGTCTTTATCCGCTTTATATGGCGTTTAATATTTATCAACGTCGGTACTTGCAAGAAAGTGAAAGTTGGGCCAAAGCTGATTATGTTCAAAAAGATAAGGAACTTTGGCAAGAAGTACTTGAGAATAATATTTTCGCATTAAATAAAACACCTATGGCTCGAACGATAACTTATCGAACTTTGAACGGTTACGAAATAAATAAGAAATTCGAGAAAAATTTAGTTTATATTGAAGATTTACCGAAAAAGATTAAAGAGAGCTTAGTCGATACAAAAAACGAAATACTTACTAAATTTGGAGGTAAGAATGTGAAATTTAATGTTGTGGTTGGTAATCCACCATATCAGGAAGCTTCAGATGTGAATAATAGACAAGAACCGATTTATCAGTATTTTTATGACCTATCAGAAAATATGGCTGAAAAATACTGCTTAATTTCACCAGCACGATTTTTGTTTAATGCTGGATTAACATCTAAAATTTGGAATCAAAAGATGTTAAATGACCCGCATTTAAAGGTTGAGTATTATAATCAAAACTCTAATGAAATTTTTCCTAATACAGATATCAAAGGTGGAGTGGTTGTACTCTATCGTGATGAAAACAAAGAATTTGGAGCAATTAAAAAATTTATTCCAGAGAAAAATTTACAAAATATCGCGTCGCATTTTACTCTTGATTTTGAAACAAATCTACCAACTATTATGTTCGGTGGGAGATCGGATTTAAAATTCAATGAAGAGTTCCTAAGAGATTTTCCAAATTCTAAAACTGACAGACTGCTATTTATTCAAGAAAAGCGTCCCGAGGTAAAGGAACTTGGTCCAAACGAGGAGTATGAAATTAAATCGTCCACTTTTGAAGCACTTCATTATGCATTTGAAGAAGAAACTCCTGTTAATTCAAATGATTATTACAAAATTTTAGGTCTATTTAATGGAAAACGAGTTTGGAGATGGATAAATAAAAAATATATGTCAGCCCGTTATCCCGAAAAAAATAATATTGATAAGTGGAAAATTTTTATTCCTAAGGCAAATGGCAGTGGATCATTTGGAGAGATTTTAAGTACACCAGTAATTGGGCGACCATTCGAATCAGCAACCCCTACTTTTATTAGTATTGGTGCCTTTACCTCTGAAAGTGAAGCAAAGAATGCTATGAAATATATAAAAACTAAGTTTTTAAGATGTCTATTGGGGATATTGAAAATTACTCAAGATAATCCACCATCTAAATGGGCATATATCCCTCTTCAAGATTTTATACATAATTCTGATATCGATTGGTCAAAAGATATTCCTGAAATTGATCAGCAATTGTACAAGAAGTATGGATTAAATCAAAGTGAAATTGATTTCATCGAAGATAAAGTGAAAGTAATGGACTAA
- a CDS encoding restriction endonuclease: protein MTMLYDSSEEKNNVCEPSFAYNEIIDEINSTDILENTIREQMPEILNILLFDRTSSTTKTKKNIIWANENYISQGLKTYAATAQIQPELVTGKNGHLIMPRALKTRELQKERTKSKAEVFTPIWVVKQQNDVVERDYLDDDLETYVKRTWLEITCGEAPYMATRYDMETGELVPINERVGFVDRKLARINAEVSDKAEWQRLVELAYQASYGFEWNGDSLLIARENLLYTYRDYYFEKWQEEPLYGLFEKVAEIISYNIFQMDGIAKKYGKPKKSSGPYYILPLSESKETRLEVQMSFDLRFDDNSEENEAGQFIIIPGKRVKIMNWEINKMEYFDKGAK, encoded by the coding sequence ATGACTATGCTTTATGATAGTTCGGAGGAAAAGAATAACGTGTGTGAGCCATCATTTGCATATAATGAAATAATTGATGAGATTAATTCCACTGATATTTTAGAAAATACCATACGTGAACAGATGCCTGAGATCTTAAATATTTTGTTGTTTGATAGAACCTCATCAACTACAAAGACTAAAAAAAATATAATTTGGGCGAACGAAAATTATATCAGTCAGGGTTTAAAAACGTATGCTGCAACTGCGCAAATTCAACCAGAATTGGTGACGGGAAAAAATGGGCACTTAATTATGCCACGTGCTTTGAAAACTCGGGAACTTCAGAAAGAACGAACCAAGTCAAAGGCGGAAGTATTTACACCAATCTGGGTTGTAAAGCAACAGAATGATGTAGTCGAACGTGATTATTTAGACGACGACTTAGAAACTTATGTGAAGCGTACGTGGCTTGAGATTACTTGTGGCGAAGCACCGTACATGGCAACTCGCTATGATATGGAAACAGGTGAATTAGTGCCAATAAATGAACGTGTTGGCTTTGTTGATAGAAAACTGGCACGTATTAACGCTGAAGTTTCAGACAAAGCTGAATGGCAACGCTTAGTCGAATTAGCGTATCAAGCAAGTTATGGATTTGAATGGAATGGGGATTCATTATTAATAGCTCGAGAAAATCTTCTTTACACATATCGTGATTATTACTTTGAAAAGTGGCAAGAGGAACCATTATATGGTCTTTTTGAAAAAGTAGCAGAAATTATTAGTTACAATATTTTTCAAATGGATGGGATTGCAAAGAAATACGGCAAACCTAAAAAAAGCAGTGGGCCATATTATATATTACCGTTGTCTGAATCAAAAGAAACAAGGCTAGAAGTTCAAATGTCTTTTGATTTAAGGTTTGATGATAATTCAGAAGAAAATGAAGCAGGACAGTTTATAATTATTCCTGGTAAAAGAGTAAAAATAATGAATTGGGAAATAAATAAAATGGAATATTTTGATAAAGGAGCTAAATAA